AACCCGCCTGCGGCCAAGATCGCGGAACTCGGCGCGTCGCACGCGAAGTTCGCCCTCTACCTCTCCTCGTTGTTCTCGAAGGTCCGCATCGCGAAGGCCGAGGTCACGAGCCTGGGCGCCGGGGTCTACCGCGTCAAGGCGGAGGTCGAGAACAGCGGCTACCTGCCAACGGCTCTCGCCCAGGGCGCGGCCGCGCGCGCGGTGAAGCCCGTCATGGTGCAGCTCGGCGTGGCGCCCGACACGATCATCGCGGGCAACGAGAAGACCAATCACATTGCGGCGCTTGCCGGATCCGGAACCAGGCAGGCGTTCGAGTGGGTGATCAAGGGAAAGCCCGGGTCCACGATTGCGCTCAAGGCCGTGTCGCAGAAGAGCGGCTCGGACACCGCCACGCTGACGCTTCAGTAGGCAGGAGGATCATCATGAACACGATGCACAGACTCATGACGACCGCTGCCCTCCTGGTGGTGGCGGCGGCATTGCCCGCATGGTCGGGCCAGACCCGAACCACTTCGCCGACCAAGCCGGCGAAGACGGCCGCAACCGCACCGACACCAACGGCGGGCGCGGAACGGACCTTCACCCTTCGCCTCGATTTCGATCGCTGGCACGACGTCGCCGAACTCCAGGCCGACATGCGTGCACTCGAGAAGGCCTATCCGAAGTTCCTGAAGTACATCTCGCTCGGCAAGAGCTACGGCGGCCGCGACATCGCGGCGATGATCGTCAACAACCCGGACACGGGCACAGACACCTCCAAGCCGGCGATGTACATCGAAGCCAACATCCACGGCAACGAAATCCAGGGCGGTGAGATCTGCATCTACACCCTGTGGTACTTGATGGAGAACTACGGCAAGATCGACCGCATCACGAGGCTCGTCAACGAGCGCGCCTTCTACATCGTCCCCACGGTGAATCCCGACGGCCGCGACTACTTCATGCACGGCACCGGTCAGGGCGCCCGCACCGGCCACATGCCGGTGGACGACGACAACGATTACCAGTTCGACGAGGACGGCCCGGAGGATCTGAACGGCAACGGCGTCATCGAGCAGATTCGCAAGTATGTGCCCGGGCAGGGCACGCACAAGAAGAGCGCTCTCGATCCGCGGATCCTCGAACCCGTCAAGCCGGGCGAGGTTGGCGATTACGTGCTGCTCGGCATGGAAGGCATCGACCACGATGGCGACGGCCGCGTGGGTGAGGACGGCCCTGGCAGCTACGACCCGAACCGCAACTTCGCCGCCGACTGGCAGCCGAACTACATCCAGAGCGGCGCGATGGACTACCCGTTCGAGTTGCCGGAGGCGAAGGCCGTCAACGACTTCCTCCTCGCGCACCCGAACATCGCAGGCCTCCAGACCTACCACAACAACGGCGGCATGATCCTCAGGAGCCCCGGTGCCGAGTGGACCGGCGAGTACCCGGCGAGCGACGTCCGCGCCTACGACGAACTCGGCCGCAACGCGGAACGGATCCTGCCCTTCTACAAGTACATGGTCATCTGGAGCGGCCTCTACACGGTGCACGGCGGCGTCACCGACTGGGGCAACGACGGCCTGGGCATCGTCTCGTTCTCGAACGAACTCTGGAACAACGGCCAGTACTTCACGAGTCCGGAGCTCAAGGATCAGCAGAAGGATCCGAACAGCCCCATCGCTCCGAGGGTCGCCAACTACTTCTTCAACGACTTCGTCGAGTTTGGCGACGAACTGACCGAGTGGAAGGAATTCGACCACCCGCAGTTCGGCAAAGTAGAAATCGGCGGCGCGTTCAAGAAGACGTTCGGCCGGGTACCGCCGCGATTCATGAACGAGGAACTGTGCCACCGCAACATGGCGTGGACGCTGTATCAGGCCGACGAGATGCCGAAGATGCGCGTCGGCGAGACCAAGGTCGAGAAGATCGGGGACGGCGTCTATCGCGTGCTGATCGATCTCGTCAACGAGAAGGCCGCGCCGACCGTCCTCGCCAAGGCCGCGACCAACAACGTCGTGCCGCCCGACATCCTGAGCGTGAACGGCAAGGCGGTCGATGTCCTCTCAGCCAGCTGGGTGCCGAGCAAGTGGCGCCCGGCAGTCGCGCAGGCGATCGATCAGAGAGACCTGAAGCGGATCCTCGTCCGCAACGGGATTGGCGGCCACACGACCAAGACGGTGCAGTACCTGGTGAAAGGCAGCGGCAGCCTGACCGTGACCTACGCGAGCCTGAAGGGCGGCACGGTGACGAAGGAGATCCCACTCCGGCAGTGATTCCGGAAAGCGCGCTCGCCAGTCAGCGGTCGGCCCGATCCGTTACCTGGCCCGCGGTGCGGCCGTCGGCGCCACCGGCACCGGGCCGACGATCGCCTGGTAGACCAGGTAGCGGAACTTGTCCTGAAGGTCGAGTCCACCTGTCGGAGCGAGTTGCGTCAGGAAGACCGCCACGAGCTTCTCCTGCGGATCGACCCAGTACTTCGAGTAGTAGGCGCTGCCCCATCCATAGGCGCCGCGCGAGTCCGGCCGGCCTGCACCGCCAACGTCCTCGGTCGTCTCGAAGCCGAGGCCGAAGCCAAGCGTGCCATCTTCACGGTACAGCTTGCCAATCTGGTTCGACGTCATCATCTCGATCGATTTCGGCCCCAGCACGCGCACGCCGTCCAGTTCGCCGCCGTTGAGCAGCATCTGCAGGAACCGCGCATAGTCGGTGGCGGTCGAGAGGAGGCCCGCCCCGCCGCCGAAACAGGCGCGCGGACCGTCCACGAAATCGCCCTGTCCCGTTCCACCCTCGGCAGACCGGCCGATCTTCCCCTCGGCGCCCGTCGAGTAGACCGTCGCCAGCCGATCCCGCTTCTCCTTCGGCAAAAAGAAGCCGCTATCGACCATCTTCAACGGCTCGAAGATCTTCGTTCGGAAGAACTGGTCGAGCGGCATACCGGACGCCTTCTCGATCACCGCGCCGAGGATGTCGGTGTTGTAGCCGTAGATATACTTCTCGCCCGGCTGCCCGTCGAACGGCAGCGACGCGAGGCGCTCCATCAGCGGCGCGATCGGCTCTTTCTTGTCCGCCAGGTACCAGCCCGACAGCCCGGCCGCTTTGTACTGATCGGCAGCCGGCCCACCGCCATAGGAGATGCCCGACGTGTGCGTCAGCAGGTCCCGGATGGTGATCTCGCGCCTCGCCGGAATGGTTCCATAGCGGCTGCCGGGGCCTGGCGCCGCCACAGCAACGGTCGTCTGACGAAACGCGGGCAGGTACTTCGAGACCGGCTCCGAGAGGCGCAACCGGCCCTCCTCCATGAGGATGACGGCCGCCACTGAGGTAACCGCCTTGCTCATCGATGCCATCCGGAAGATCGTGTCTTTCCGCATGGCGACCTTCTTCTCGACATCCATCTGCCCGATGGGCTCGAAGTACGCCACTTTGCCGGCCCGAAGCACCAGCACGGTGACGCCCGCGATCGTGCCGCGGTCCACGTAGTCGCGCACGACGGACTTCAGTCGGTCGAGGCGGGCGGCAGACAGGCCCACCAACTCGGGCGAGGTCACGGGCAGTGTCTGAGACTGCACGAGCGGGGCGAGGCAGACCACGAGCAGGACGACGGCAAGCCAGGAACGACGGAGTGTCATAGGATCCTCGAGGAAACAACCGTGCAGTCACAGACGGTCAGAAGCGCAGCCATTCTACAGCGAACGGATCATGGACGACGGTGCAGGCTCAGGGCGCTCGGCGTAATGGCCAGGCCGCCCCGCGCGGTGCAGCGGAGTTCGGGCGGCATCATCCGACCGACGTCGTAGACGGCATCGATCGTCTCGTCCAGGCCGATCGGGTTCTGATACCCACCCACGATCAAGTCCGCGCACACGAAGGCCGATGAGGCGCCAACCGCGTTTCGGGTGTGGCAGGGGATTTCCACCACGCCCTGCACGAGGTCGCACACCGAGCCCATCGTGTTCTGGAAGGCAATCGCGGCGGCATCTGCCGCCTGGCGCGGTGTGCCGCCGGCTGTCTCGACGACGGCCGCCGCGGCCATGGCGCCTGCTGCGCCAATTTCAACCTGGCAGCCCGCCACCTCCGCCGCGAACGTGGCCCGGGCCGCGACGATGAGCCCGACTGCTGACGCCGCGAACAAGGCGTACGCGGCCGCCTCGAGCGTCACCCGGCGGTCCTCGACGAGTGATACGAGGACACCGGGCAACACGCCGGCGGAACCGCCGGTCGGCGCCGCGCAGACCACCCCCATCGCCCCGTTGACGTGCATCACGGCCATGGCTCTCGCGGCCGCTCGAGCGTGAAGTCCCCCAACGGGCAGCCGGCCGCCCTGGTCGGCCTCCATCACGTGGCGCGCGGTGGGCGCCAGCAACTGCATCGGCGCGGCCGTTGGGCTCAATCCCTGATTGACCGCGGCACGCATGATTTCGAAGCGCTGCCGCATCTCGGCGACGAGCCGGTCCTCGGGCAGCTCGAGCAACTGCGCCTCGTACGCCAGGGCAGTCCGACCGAGCGACCAGCCCCGCGTCTCGGCCAAACCGACCATCTCGGCAGCGCTCGAGAACAGCGGGCGGCCGCGTTTGGCGAACGCCGTTGGCGGCGCCTCCCGAAGACCGCAGACGCCTTCGACCCCAAGCACGGCGGTCCGCATCGCCTCTGGCAACGCGTCGTGTCGAATGAGGAGGACGAATCGGCTGGACCGGGCGGCGGCCTCGGCTGCGGGCTGCGACTCGACGCGCTCCACCGCCACGCCATCCCCGCCAAGGATCGCGCCGGCGCGTTCGGCGGAGCCCACCTCCACCTCGACGAGCGTGCAGGGCATCTGTCCGGTCAGTCGAACTGGCCAATCCCCGACCCGCGTGATGACGACCGCTCCGCCTCCAACCGATTTCGCGCGGAGGCGCAGTGCACGTCCGTCGCCGGTCGCCACCACGATCTCGACTGTGTTGGGGTGGTCGGCGCCGGAGAGCGGCGCCACGGTGAAGCACAGATCGAGCCCGGCGTCGGGCGCCTGGTCGAGCACTGTCATGAAGCGACCGTCGGTGAGCGGCCATCCGAGCAGGCCCATCGCAAAGGCGCGATCCACACCCTGCTGTCTGTACACCCGCGCGTAGGAACCATCCGGATCGAACGTCAGCTGCGCCCGTGCGACGGCACCTCCTGCGAGCGCGCGCACCAGCGTGGCGATGTGAAACGACCCGGCCGTGTGTGAGCTCGACGGCCCGCGCATGACAGGCCCGAGGATGTCGTTGAAGATTCCGGGAGCGTCCGAGTGACTGTGTGACATTCGTGTCCCGCCTATCCGCCTATCCGCCTATCCGCCTTCCTATGCTATCGTGGGCGGCCAGAAACCAGATCGCGCCGGAGCCGCATCCATGCACCTACAGCTCATCGACTGGGTGATCGTTGTCGTCTCGCTGCTCATCTGCTTCGTGCCTGCGCTGTTCTTCGGCAAGCGCGCCGGCAAGAGCACGTCCGAGTTCTTCGTGTCGGGCCGGGCGGTCCCCTGGTGGCTGGCCGGGCTGTCGATGGTGGCCACGACGTTCAGCAGCGATACGCCCAACCTCGTCACCGATATAGTCCGCCGAAATGGCGTCGCGGGCAACTGGGTGTGGTGGGCGTTTGTGCTGACCGGCGTCGCAACGGTCTTCTTCTACGCGCGGCTGTGGCGGCGATCCGGTGTCATGACCGACCTCGAGTTCTACGAGATCCGTTACTCGGGAGCCGCGGCCGGCGTGGTGCGCGGGTTCCGGTCCGTATACCTCGGCCTGCTGTTCAACTGCATGATCATGGCGACGGTGAACCTCGCGGCCTGCAAGATCGCGGGGGTCCTCTTCGGCCTGCCGCGGTGGCAGACGCTGGCGTTCGTCGGCGGCCTGAACGTGATCTTCGCCACGCACTCCGGCCTGTGGGGCGTGCTCGTCATCGACATGATTCAATTCTTCATCAAGATGACGGCCGTTATCGCCGCCGCGTATTTTGCGGTGGCGCACGTCGGCGGCCTCGGCGTCCTGGTCCAGAAGCTGTCTCAGCCGCACATCGCACCGGACGGCTCCACGATCCACTACCTGAACGTCCTGCCCGACTTCACCAACAACTGGGATATGGCGATCGCGGTCTTCGTGATGCCGATCGCCGTGCAGTGGTGGGCGGTCTGGTATCCGGGCGCCGAGCCCGGCGGCGGCAGCTACATCGCACAGCGGATGCTCGCATCCAAGTCCGAGCGGGATTCGCTCGGTGCGGTGCTGTTCTTCAACGTGGCGCACTACGTGTTGCGCCCGTGGCCATGGATTCTGGTCGGCCTCTGCTCGATTCTGGTCTACCCGGAACTGTCCGACATCCAGAAGGCGTTCCCACACCTCGATCCGAGCCTGATCGGTCATGACATCGCGTATCCGGCGATGCTCAAGTTCCTGCCCGTCGGGTTCATCGGCCTGATGGTGGGTGGCCTCATCGCGGCCAACTCCTCGACGATTCTCACGCACCTGAACTGGGGCGCCTCCTACCTGGTCCACGACTTCTATCGCCGGTTCATTCGCAAGGACGCCAGCGAGAAGCACTACGTTGCCGCGGGGAGGGTGGTCACCGTCATTCTGTTCTTCTGCTCGTCGGGCCTCGTGTTCGTTCTCGACACGGCAAAGGACGCATTCGACGTGATCCTCCAGGTTGGCGCCGGAACCGGACTCCTCTACCTGGTCCGCTGGTTCTGGTGGCGTGTCAACGCGTGGTGCGAGGTCGTCGCGATGGTCAGCTCATTCGCCGTCTCCATCACGCTGCTCGTGCTCGCCAAGTACCACGTGCACCTCAGCACCCACCATGCGCTGCTCCTGACGATCGCGGTCACGACGATCTGCTGGGTGACGACGGCCTACATCGGTCCCGAGACGGACCGGCCGACGCTCATCTCGTTCTATACCAAGGTCCGGCCCTTCGGACCGGGCTGGAACCGGATTCGCCTGGAGGCCGGCCTCGGTCCGCGCCGAAGCGACGAAGCAGGCGACAACATTCCGCTCGCGCTGCTCGGCTGGGTATCGGGATGCACGGTCATCTGGGCGGCGCTCTTCACTGTCGGCAACTTCCTCTACGGCCGGACGGGATACGCCCTCGGTCTGCTCGGCGTCTTCGCCGTCAGCAGCGCGGCGCTTCTCTACGTCGTCCAACGGCTGTGGTCCGACAAGGGCGCACCGGCATCATGAAACCGCCGCCTTCCCATACCCGCGTTGTCATCGTGGGGGCCGGCTATGCCGGCGCCGCCACCGCGTGGGCGATCGGCCGGATCGGTCTCGGCCCGGGTGTCATCCTCGAGCAGGAATCGAGCTACGGTTACCACGCATCGGGACGAAACGCCGCGATCTTTCGCGTGGCCGAAGAGGACCCGACGATTCTCACGCTCGCCCTCAGGTCTCTCGATCACATCCGCCGGCTGGAGTCGTCAGGCGGCCCGTTGCTGAACCCAACCGGGGGGCTGACGCTGGCGGGTGCCGGCGCTGCCGGGGAATTGCACCAACTGGCTTCGAAGCTGAACCAGCGCGGGCTCCACGTCGAACTCCTGACTCTCCCAGTGGCGCGCGACCGCTTTCCACTGCTGAGGCTCGTGCGCTTTCACGAGGCGCTGTGGTGTGAAGAGGAGGCGATCGCCGACATCCACGCGCTGCTCACCTTCTACATTCAGCAGGCCCGGGCCACGGGGTTCGAGCTGCACACGAACTGCCGGGCCGATGACTTGATCGTCAGCCAGGGCCGGGTGACCGGCGTGCGGACGTCCGCGGGCGACATCGCGGCCGACGCGGTGATCGACGCGTCCGGCGCATGGGCTGGACGCCTCGGCCGGGGCGCGGCGCCGCTTCCGCTCCGCGCGCTGCGACGCCACCTGTTCGTGTTCGGGCCGCCGACTGGTGGCCATCACGACTCGCCATTTGCATGGGTGCAGGATGCGGGCTTCTACTTCAGGCCTGAGGGGGACGGCCTGCTCATGTCTCCGTGCGATGAGACGCTGATGGTTCCCTGCGAACCGCCGACCGATCCGGCCGCGGCAGAACTCCTTGCCGAGAAGCTCTCTGCGCACGCTCCGGCCTTCACCGATCTCCCACTCCGTCGCTCCTGGGCCTGCCTGCGAACATTCTCGCCCGACCGGCATCCGTTCATCGGCGCCGACCCGGCACGGCCCGGGCTGTATCACCTCTCAGGGCTGGGAGGCTTCGGTATGACGACGAGCGCGGCTGTCGGGGAGCTGATGGCGGAGATTCTTGCAGGTCGGACACCGGACTGGATCGACGTCGCGCAGATGGCCGTCGGACGGTTCTGAAGCAGGAGCCAAGAGCCAGGAGTCCGGAGCCAGGAGTCAGATGAGCCTGGTGTTGAGTTCCGGGTGCTTCAGCACCACGTTCTTCACGACGTCGATCCACGTGTCACGCTGTCCCTCGGGCAGTTGCTCGAAGGGGTACTTCTTCTCGGCGAGCAGCGTGTCCACGAGCTGGTCGATCGAGCGCATGAAGAACTCGTCGGTGTCCCGCACCCCGTCGGCGGCTGCCTGCCCGAAGATCGGCACCTTGAACAACAGCGTGTAGCTCTTCATCCAGTAGTCCACGAAGCGTTCGATCGCCTTCTGTCGGCCGCAGGCAAACATCAGGTACGCGTAATTGTCCAGCACGCTGCGGTCGCACACCACCACTTCGTGGTGCGCTGCGGAACGGATCTCCTCGGCCACCTGAGTGGTCAGGATCCACGTCTGGGCGTCGAGCGAGGTCTTGCGGTTGATCGGCAGCGGCGACAGCCTCGCCACTTCCTTGACCATGTCCACATTGATGCCCTGGCGCTTCAGCGCGGCAGCCAAGTCGTAGCAGAGCGTGGTCTTTCCAACACCATGGGTTCCGATGAAGGCGAGTTTCATGAGTGGTCGGGAGCCTATCGGCTCGGCTTCGTGGTGTCAAGCCGACCGCCGAGTTGTCGAAGCAGCGACGCGAAATCCTCGGGATATGGACACTCGATGCGCAGCGAACGACCGGAGACTGGATGCGGCAGGGTCAACCGTACGGCGTGCAACATCGCCCGGACGACGCGCGCCCCACCGACTGCGGTCGGCCCGCCATAGCGGCGGTCGCCGAGAATCGGCAGGCCGCACTCGGCCAGGTGCGCGCGGATCTGGTGCTTGCGGCCAGTCAGCGGTCGCGCCTCGACCACGCAGGCGCGCGGCAGTCGCTGTCGCACCACGAAAGACGTCTCGGCCCGCTTCCCTCCGGCTGCCACGCGCGTCATCCGTGCCCGCAGGCCACTTCCGCTCAGCGCCAGCAGGCCCTCGACCCGCCAGGGTCGGCCCGGCACGCGGGCGCCAGGCGTGGTCAGCGCGTGGTACACCTTGTCGACCGCGCGGTCGGCGAATGCCGCCGCGAGTCCTGCATTGGCCGCCGGATCGAGGCTGAAGAGCACCACGCCGGACGTATCCCGGTCGAGGCGGTGATGGACGCCGAGGTACGGCACATTCAGCAGGCGCCTGGTGGCGGAGACGAGGTCGTCGAGACGCGTGTCGGCGGCGGCGTGTGTCTGGAGCCCGGCGGGCTTTGCCACCGACACCAACCATTCGTCGCGGTACAAGACGTGGATCACCGGTGCCAGCGGGCCGGAGCGTGCGGCGGCCTGGGGCCTGAGACGCTCGACATCGACCTGCACGTCCAGCCGCATGCCGCGGGTCAGTCGCAGCCCGGGCCGTCGGGCGACGCGAGCGTCCACGCACACCGCCCCCGCCATGATGAGCCGGCGTACAGCGGACTTCGACAGTGAGTGCCCCACGGCAGCAGGAAGCCAGTGACCGATCAGATCGTCCAGACGTGTACCGGCTTCGCCGTCGGTGGCCGTGCAAGTCAGACGCCGCATGAATGCCCAGATGTCACCGACCGATTATCGCTCAGGGCTTCGACTCGCCACTACGCCATTTGTGCATCGAACGACCCAGCCGTGCCGCTCGCCAGCGCAAGACGACAACCGCCCGCTGGACTTCGATCGAGGTCCCGGCTAGGATGACTCATCCTCTGTTGAAAGGCTCGAATCCCCATGCCCAGTCTGGCGTTTCGTCTGTTGCTGGTTCTGCTGGTCACGTCCTCGTCCATCGCGTCCGCCGCATGCCGCCAGCAGCCCCAGGCGGCCACGGCGTCGACCGCCGTGCCCGCCCAGTCCGAGCCGGCACACGACCGCGGCCTGACCGACACGGCGCGGCTGCTGGCTGGACTCGCGCCCGACGCCGCTGGCCGACTGGCCCCGGTCGCCGCGCGGCCTGAGTGGCAGGCCTGGCAGAGCGAGTTCGACGCTGAATGGACAAAGGCGACGCGCGAGCGATTCGTCCAGATGACCGAGTGGCGCAACCGCGAACTGAACG
This Vicinamibacterales bacterium DNA region includes the following protein-coding sequences:
- a CDS encoding M14 family metallopeptidase, translated to MNTMHRLMTTAALLVVAAALPAWSGQTRTTSPTKPAKTAATAPTPTAGAERTFTLRLDFDRWHDVAELQADMRALEKAYPKFLKYISLGKSYGGRDIAAMIVNNPDTGTDTSKPAMYIEANIHGNEIQGGEICIYTLWYLMENYGKIDRITRLVNERAFYIVPTVNPDGRDYFMHGTGQGARTGHMPVDDDNDYQFDEDGPEDLNGNGVIEQIRKYVPGQGTHKKSALDPRILEPVKPGEVGDYVLLGMEGIDHDGDGRVGEDGPGSYDPNRNFAADWQPNYIQSGAMDYPFELPEAKAVNDFLLAHPNIAGLQTYHNNGGMILRSPGAEWTGEYPASDVRAYDELGRNAERILPFYKYMVIWSGLYTVHGGVTDWGNDGLGIVSFSNELWNNGQYFTSPELKDQQKDPNSPIAPRVANYFFNDFVEFGDELTEWKEFDHPQFGKVEIGGAFKKTFGRVPPRFMNEELCHRNMAWTLYQADEMPKMRVGETKVEKIGDGVYRVLIDLVNEKAAPTVLAKAATNNVVPPDILSVNGKAVDVLSASWVPSKWRPAVAQAIDQRDLKRILVRNGIGGHTTKTVQYLVKGSGSLTVTYASLKGGTVTKEIPLRQ
- a CDS encoding AAA family ATPase — protein: MKLAFIGTHGVGKTTLCYDLAAALKRQGINVDMVKEVARLSPLPINRKTSLDAQTWILTTQVAEEIRSAAHHEVVVCDRSVLDNYAYLMFACGRQKAIERFVDYWMKSYTLLFKVPIFGQAAADGVRDTDEFFMRSIDQLVDTLLAEKKYPFEQLPEGQRDTWIDVVKNVVLKHPELNTRLI
- a CDS encoding sodium:solute symporter family protein; translated protein: MHLQLIDWVIVVVSLLICFVPALFFGKRAGKSTSEFFVSGRAVPWWLAGLSMVATTFSSDTPNLVTDIVRRNGVAGNWVWWAFVLTGVATVFFYARLWRRSGVMTDLEFYEIRYSGAAAGVVRGFRSVYLGLLFNCMIMATVNLAACKIAGVLFGLPRWQTLAFVGGLNVIFATHSGLWGVLVIDMIQFFIKMTAVIAAAYFAVAHVGGLGVLVQKLSQPHIAPDGSTIHYLNVLPDFTNNWDMAIAVFVMPIAVQWWAVWYPGAEPGGGSYIAQRMLASKSERDSLGAVLFFNVAHYVLRPWPWILVGLCSILVYPELSDIQKAFPHLDPSLIGHDIAYPAMLKFLPVGFIGLMVGGLIAANSSTILTHLNWGASYLVHDFYRRFIRKDASEKHYVAAGRVVTVILFFCSSGLVFVLDTAKDAFDVILQVGAGTGLLYLVRWFWWRVNAWCEVVAMVSSFAVSITLLVLAKYHVHLSTHHALLLTIAVTTICWVTTAYIGPETDRPTLISFYTKVRPFGPGWNRIRLEAGLGPRRSDEAGDNIPLALLGWVSGCTVIWAALFTVGNFLYGRTGYALGLLGVFAVSSAALLYVVQRLWSDKGAPAS
- a CDS encoding L-serine ammonia-lyase, iron-sulfur-dependent, subunit alpha; this translates as MSHSHSDAPGIFNDILGPVMRGPSSSHTAGSFHIATLVRALAGGAVARAQLTFDPDGSYARVYRQQGVDRAFAMGLLGWPLTDGRFMTVLDQAPDAGLDLCFTVAPLSGADHPNTVEIVVATGDGRALRLRAKSVGGGAVVITRVGDWPVRLTGQMPCTLVEVEVGSAERAGAILGGDGVAVERVESQPAAEAAARSSRFVLLIRHDALPEAMRTAVLGVEGVCGLREAPPTAFAKRGRPLFSSAAEMVGLAETRGWSLGRTALAYEAQLLELPEDRLVAEMRQRFEIMRAAVNQGLSPTAAPMQLLAPTARHVMEADQGGRLPVGGLHARAAARAMAVMHVNGAMGVVCAAPTGGSAGVLPGVLVSLVEDRRVTLEAAAYALFAASAVGLIVAARATFAAEVAGCQVEIGAAGAMAAAAVVETAGGTPRQAADAAAIAFQNTMGSVCDLVQGVVEIPCHTRNAVGASSAFVCADLIVGGYQNPIGLDETIDAVYDVGRMMPPELRCTARGGLAITPSALSLHRRP
- a CDS encoding serine hydrolase domain-containing protein → MTLRRSWLAVVLLVVCLAPLVQSQTLPVTSPELVGLSAARLDRLKSVVRDYVDRGTIAGVTVLVLRAGKVAYFEPIGQMDVEKKVAMRKDTIFRMASMSKAVTSVAAVILMEEGRLRLSEPVSKYLPAFRQTTVAVAAPGPGSRYGTIPARREITIRDLLTHTSGISYGGGPAADQYKAAGLSGWYLADKKEPIAPLMERLASLPFDGQPGEKYIYGYNTDILGAVIEKASGMPLDQFFRTKIFEPLKMVDSGFFLPKEKRDRLATVYSTGAEGKIGRSAEGGTGQGDFVDGPRACFGGGAGLLSTATDYARFLQMLLNGGELDGVRVLGPKSIEMMTSNQIGKLYREDGTLGFGLGFETTEDVGGAGRPDSRGAYGWGSAYYSKYWVDPQEKLVAVFLTQLAPTGGLDLQDKFRYLVYQAIVGPVPVAPTAAPRAR
- a CDS encoding FAD-dependent oxidoreductase; amino-acid sequence: MKPPPSHTRVVIVGAGYAGAATAWAIGRIGLGPGVILEQESSYGYHASGRNAAIFRVAEEDPTILTLALRSLDHIRRLESSGGPLLNPTGGLTLAGAGAAGELHQLASKLNQRGLHVELLTLPVARDRFPLLRLVRFHEALWCEEEAIADIHALLTFYIQQARATGFELHTNCRADDLIVSQGRVTGVRTSAGDIAADAVIDASGAWAGRLGRGAAPLPLRALRRHLFVFGPPTGGHHDSPFAWVQDAGFYFRPEGDGLLMSPCDETLMVPCEPPTDPAAAELLAEKLSAHAPAFTDLPLRRSWACLRTFSPDRHPFIGADPARPGLYHLSGLGGFGMTTSAAVGELMAEILAGRTPDWIDVAQMAVGRF
- a CDS encoding RluA family pseudouridine synthase; translated protein: MRRLTCTATDGEAGTRLDDLIGHWLPAAVGHSLSKSAVRRLIMAGAVCVDARVARRPGLRLTRGMRLDVQVDVERLRPQAAARSGPLAPVIHVLYRDEWLVSVAKPAGLQTHAAADTRLDDLVSATRRLLNVPYLGVHHRLDRDTSGVVLFSLDPAANAGLAAAFADRAVDKVYHALTTPGARVPGRPWRVEGLLALSGSGLRARMTRVAAGGKRAETSFVVRQRLPRACVVEARPLTGRKHQIRAHLAECGLPILGDRRYGGPTAVGGARVVRAMLHAVRLTLPHPVSGRSLRIECPYPEDFASLLRQLGGRLDTTKPSR